In Leptolyngbya sp. NIES-2104, the genomic window GCGATCAGTTAGTGAGTTTCTACCACCTGATCAAAGTATCTGATAGCGCCGATCGCCCGGATGAAGTTCGGTTGAAAGTGTACTTACCGCGTGAGAATCCGAAAGTGCCTTCGGTTTTTTGGATTTGGAAAGGCGCAGACTGGCAAGAGCGAGAAACGTTTGATATGTACGGGATTGTCTACGAAGGACACCCGAACTTGAGACGCTTGCTGATGCCGGAAGACTGGGTAGGTTATCCACTCCGCAAGGATTACATCTCCCACGACTTCTTTGAACTACAAGACGCTTACTAAGTTCAGAAGTACCATAATCTTGAAAAGCTCTCTTGGAATTCAAGAGAGCTTTTATATTTCTGAACCTGTTATGGCTCCTCAGTATCAGAAGATGAAGAAATTAAGCTTAAACCACTGAGGTCGAGTTGTTGCACTCGCTTAGCAAAGACAGAATGGAGCTTATCAAGTTTTTCAACTAGCCATTGATGTTGATTTTTCCAGTCGTCACGATCGCCCAACTTAACAGAAGTTCTGATGTAAATTCGGCAGCTTTTCCGATCAGGTTGACTATCCCAAATCAAAGCTTCACCAAATTCACGTTCGATTTCGGATTGTTGTTGTTTAAGCAAGGAAAAGCAGGCTTTCGAGGCTTTATTTTGAATATTTAATTCGGCGCGGGTTTCATTACTGTTGTAGTTTTGAGTTTCAGAATTCCAGGTTGACGCGATCGCAACTAAGATAAAGCCACTACGCCCCAAAGCAATATTCATCCAGTGCTGGTAGAGCGGTTTAGTAGGTTTGATAAATTGAGCGTTTTCTAGAGCATATTCGCGGAAGACAGTCCAGTATTCGTATTGAAGTTTTTTGGCTTCGGTTTGCTCAACTGTCTGTAAACTCTTTGCGGCTCCGGTAATCGTTTTGCTCCAATTATTCGGTTTACTAACCATGTTGAATTTTGGCGCGATCGCAGATGTCCCAATCCGCCAGAGTTCAATCTCAAGTCCAAAAAAGTTAAAATCTTCGTTTGTAATTTCGTTGAGCCAGTCCAGTGTGGCGCGATGTTCATCAGTGAAACGAGCGGCGATCCAAACGATCGTTACTGCGTTCAGTCCGGCTGCATAAGTGAGAAGCTGTCCAAGATGAATATGATCAGTCCGTTCTAATTGGTTTTCGATGAGAACCCATTGATCATTTGCAGTGTCCTTGCAAAGGATGTCAGCCCGAAAAGGACCTACTTCTTTTTCCTGAGCCTCAATTTCTAAATCTAAACCAATAGTGTCGCCTAGAAGTTGAATGTTCTCAGCTTCCGCAAGCCAAGGGGTGAAGTCAATAGCTTCTTTCTCCCAATAGGAGCGGAGATCAACTTTCTCTAAGCGTCCAAGGGGCAATTTAACTGCAATGTTCATAGAGATATACGGAAGGCTCTGATATCTTTTAACACATCTATTCAGAGTTTTACCCGTAGAAATTATTAGAATGCTGTTTGAGAAAGCGATCGGTAATGAAGCTGCATCACTTGATCTGCATTCAAAGTCTCTACCGCATAGGTTTTTCCTTGCAAATCAACGAATTCAACTTCAAAGGTATCAGAATCATATGCTTCTACGATCATTCCAACTTGCCCTTTGTAGATACTCTGTTTTGGTAAATCTTTGGTGAGTGCAACAACGTCTAAAAGCTTCATGGTTTTAATTATGCTTGCGAAACAAGATTAAGATAAGAGCAAATAGCGACGGCAGGGAGTTTTAACGATGCGACTCAAAGACTATTTCAACTTTCTAGCCCCGAATGACATCCGCATCCAAGGCACACGCATCGGCATCGAAACGATTCTCTACGAGTACATTTACAAATCCCGAACGGCTGAAGAAATTCAGCAAACCTACTTTGCTCTGACACTAGAGCAAGTCTACGCCACGATTCTCTACTACCATCACGCCAAAGAAACCGTAAGTCAATATATGGCGGACTGGCTCGAATTCAGTCACCAGCAACGCACAGCACAACAACTCAACCCTCCCGCAGCCGCAGCAAGACTAGAGAAACTTCGGCAAGAACGAGAAGTTAATGCGCGCTATTTCGCATAACCCATTTCTTTCAGAAATCTCCGCAGGCTGTCGAGGAACTCTTCTCGATCGCTTTTCCACTTGATCACGCTTCACCAACAATCTCTAAAATCTGGCTGTACAAAGCCGAAGATACTCTAAACTCCGATGTATCAATCAAAGCATCCATCAAGGGTTTAACAGCAGAAATCAGATTTTTCTGCTTTGCCTCAACCAAAATACCAAGCAGACCAGTAATTCTCACCCCTAAACGGTTTGCCTCTGCTCTGCCGCGACGCTCATCAATTAG contains:
- a CDS encoding DUF433 domain-containing protein, yielding MRLKDYFNFLAPNDIRIQGTRIGIETILYEYIYKSRTAEEIQQTYFALTLEQVYATILYYHHAKETVSQYMADWLEFSHQQRTAQQLNPPAAAARLEKLRQEREVNARYFA
- a CDS encoding NAD(P)H-quinone oxidoreductase subunit J, which translates into the protein MAEEKQATETTIVEAGKTSKWLTQNGFDHEFMGPDASGVEVIKVEPELLIPFSTALYANGFNCLQCQGGYDLGPGDQLVSFYHLIKVSDSADRPDEVRLKVYLPRENPKVPSVFWIWKGADWQERETFDMYGIVYEGHPNLRRLLMPEDWVGYPLRKDYISHDFFELQDAY
- a CDS encoding DUF4926 domain-containing protein, which translates into the protein MKLLDVVALTKDLPKQSIYKGQVGMIVEAYDSDTFEVEFVDLQGKTYAVETLNADQVMQLHYRSLSQTAF
- a CDS encoding DUF4268 domain-containing protein produces the protein MNIAVKLPLGRLEKVDLRSYWEKEAIDFTPWLAEAENIQLLGDTIGLDLEIEAQEKEVGPFRADILCKDTANDQWVLIENQLERTDHIHLGQLLTYAAGLNAVTIVWIAARFTDEHRATLDWLNEITNEDFNFFGLEIELWRIGTSAIAPKFNMVSKPNNWSKTITGAAKSLQTVEQTEAKKLQYEYWTVFREYALENAQFIKPTKPLYQHWMNIALGRSGFILVAIASTWNSETQNYNSNETRAELNIQNKASKACFSLLKQQQSEIEREFGEALIWDSQPDRKSCRIYIRTSVKLGDRDDWKNQHQWLVEKLDKLHSVFAKRVQQLDLSGLSLISSSSDTEEP